The following proteins are co-located in the Dehalococcoides mccartyi 195 genome:
- a CDS encoding prephenate dehydratase: MIKISIQGARGSFHDIVARHKFPGDSEIIESDTSHQVFEDVKKGLADYGVVAIENSLYGSFLDNYDNLLKYESKIVGETYLHVILNLIALPGVKMEQIHEVYTHPIAMIQAESFLEKHPSVIRIEGYDTAGSVRMIKEKNLTTAAAISSNLSAQLYDMKILAKDIETEKQNYTRFLIIAKEPKYPPQANKTSLAIKAENNAGSLYKCLKCFYDQGINLSKIESRPVMGRTWGYYFYLDFERGLNTPETQRALKELAKVTETIHVLGSYEQGSVFEE, translated from the coding sequence ATGATTAAGATTTCTATACAGGGAGCTCGCGGCTCTTTTCATGATATTGTAGCGCGCCATAAATTCCCCGGTGATTCCGAGATTATTGAAAGTGACACCTCCCATCAGGTATTTGAAGATGTCAAAAAGGGGCTGGCTGATTACGGGGTTGTGGCTATAGAAAACTCCCTTTACGGCTCGTTTCTGGATAATTATGACAATTTGCTCAAATATGAAAGCAAGATAGTCGGCGAGACCTATCTGCACGTTATCCTGAACCTGATTGCCCTGCCCGGTGTTAAAATGGAACAGATACATGAAGTTTATACCCACCCTATTGCCATGATTCAGGCCGAATCTTTCCTTGAAAAGCACCCCAGTGTGATACGTATAGAGGGCTACGATACTGCCGGCAGTGTCCGCATGATAAAAGAAAAAAACCTTACTACTGCCGCTGCTATCAGCAGCAACCTGTCAGCCCAGCTGTATGATATGAAAATACTGGCCAAAGATATTGAAACTGAAAAGCAGAACTATACCCGTTTCCTTATCATAGCCAAAGAGCCCAAATACCCCCCTCAGGCGAATAAAACTTCTCTGGCCATAAAGGCTGAGAACAATGCCGGCAGCCTTTATAAGTGCCTTAAGTGTTTTTATGACCAGGGTATAAACCTGTCCAAGATAGAATCCCGCCCGGTTATGGGGCGTACCTGGGGTTATTACTTCTATCTGGATTTTGAACGGGGCTTAAATACGCCTGAAACCCAGCGCGCCCTGAAAGAGCTGGCAAAGGTAACCGAGACTATTCATGTTCTGGGTTCATATGAACAGGGCAGCGTGTTTGAGGAATAG
- a CDS encoding SAM hydrolase/SAM-dependent halogenase family protein, with translation MGIITLTTDFGLQDAYVAAMKGAILSINPNVRLLDVSHQVEPQNIQQAAFLLGEASPYFPADTIHLAVVDPGVGSGRRGIILATPAGIFIGPDNGIFSYVLSPYLPKSNSDLLPAEGLLKLDIPRGVEAFQLTNPAFWLKAVSATFHGRDIFAPAAAYISLGTPLRDFGPRLDWINAFHLPCPETAPDGTITGHVVYADHFGNLVTDITPQMLPSGKPVGLEILGRTIHGLCQNYTQASGLLAVIGSSGRLEIALQGGSAAGLLSARPGDCFRLIIPAVARE, from the coding sequence GTGGGTATTATTACCCTTACTACTGACTTTGGCTTGCAAGATGCCTATGTGGCCGCCATGAAGGGGGCTATCCTGAGTATAAACCCAAATGTCCGGCTGCTGGATGTTTCCCATCAGGTAGAGCCCCAGAATATTCAGCAGGCGGCTTTTTTATTAGGTGAGGCCAGCCCCTATTTCCCGGCAGACACCATTCACTTAGCTGTAGTAGACCCCGGGGTAGGCAGCGGCCGCCGGGGGATTATTTTAGCCACTCCGGCTGGCATATTTATAGGTCCGGACAACGGTATTTTTAGTTATGTGCTTAGCCCCTATCTGCCCAAAAGTAACAGTGATTTGCTGCCGGCCGAAGGTCTTCTGAAGCTGGATATTCCCCGGGGTGTAGAGGCTTTTCAGTTAACCAACCCCGCTTTCTGGCTTAAAGCGGTCAGTGCCACCTTTCACGGGCGGGATATATTTGCACCGGCCGCCGCTTATATCAGTCTGGGTACTCCCCTTCGGGATTTCGGGCCGCGTCTTGACTGGATAAACGCCTTTCATCTGCCCTGCCCGGAGACTGCTCCTGACGGGACTATTACCGGGCACGTGGTATATGCAGACCATTTCGGCAATCTGGTTACCGATATTACTCCCCAAATGTTGCCTTCTGGCAAACCTGTCGGGCTGGAGATTTTGGGCCGGACTATCCATGGTCTTTGCCAAAATTACACTCAGGCCAGCGGTTTGCTGGCTGTTATCGGCAGCAGCGGGAGGCTGGAGATTGCTCTTCAGGGCGGCAGTGCCGCCGGTCTGCTTTCAGCCCGCCCGGGAGACTGTTTCCGCCTTATTATTCCGGCTGTAGCCAGAGAATAA
- the secG gene encoding preprotein translocase subunit SecG has protein sequence MQTYLIIAQIVLAVALTLSVLMQVKGGGLGGIFGQADSVYRTKRGIEKTLFILTIVLVVLFLLVSLLMLKLS, from the coding sequence ATGCAAACCTACCTGATTATAGCCCAGATAGTGCTGGCCGTAGCCCTCACTCTCTCAGTTCTGATGCAAGTAAAAGGCGGAGGTCTGGGCGGTATCTTCGGGCAGGCAGACAGCGTCTACCGTACCAAACGGGGTATAGAGAAAACCCTTTTTATACTCACCATTGTGCTGGTAGTCCTGTTCCTGCTGGTATCTCTGCTTATGCTGAAACTAAGCTAA